In one window of Mauremys reevesii isolate NIE-2019 linkage group 22, ASM1616193v1, whole genome shotgun sequence DNA:
- the LOC120388419 gene encoding cytochrome P450 2F3-like isoform X2, protein MDSSGTLSILLAICIMGLLLLSTRKKKSWSNLPPGPPPVPFLGNMLQVEVKELIKSLRKLSETYGPIYTFHLGSRPCVVLSGYKVLKEALIDKAEEFSGRGDFPAVQMWSHGNGIVYGTGERWRQLRRFAITTFKNFGMGKRSMEERIKEEAQFLVSEFRKTEGKPFDPTFFLSCAGSNIICTLVFGERFEYTDETFLTLLNLINSNWKLMSSTWGQLLFTFPKIMRHVPGPHRQIYKNYLKLAAFVGEQLKMHKEILDPNNPRDFIDCFLIKIQQEKNNPNTHFNDETMSKTTVNLFFAGTETVSSTLRYGLRILLRHPEIEEKLHEEIDRVIGPHRSPCMEDRSRMPYTDAVLHEIQRFADIVPMGVPHTVTRDIQFRGYTLPKDLNIIPLLCTAQADPTQFKNPTCFDPSHFLDENGRFRRNDAFMAFSAELHPPGPGGAR, encoded by the exons ATGGATTCCAGTGGGACCCTCAGCATCCTCCTGGCAATATGCATCATGGGCTTGTTACTGCTCTCAACCCGGAAGAAGAAAAGCTGGAGCAACCTGCCGCCCGGGCCGCCCCCCGTCCCGTTCCTGGGGAACATGCTGCAGGTGGAGGTGAAGGAGCTGATAAAGTCTCTGCGGAAG CTCAGCGAAACCTACGGCCCGATCTACACCTTTCACCTGGGCTCCCGGCCCTGCGTGGTGCTCTCTGGGTACAAGGTGCTGAAGGAAGCCCTGATCGATAAGGCCGAGGAGTTCAGCGGCAGAGGAGACTTCCCGGCAGTGCAGATGTGGAGTCACGGGAATG GGATTGTCTACGGCACCGGGGAGCGGTGGCGGCAGCTGCGCCGATTTGCCATCACCACCTTCAAGAACTTCGGCATGGGGAAGAGGAGCATGGAGGAGCGGATCAAGGAGGAGGCCCAGTTCCTGGTGTCCGAGTTCCGGAAAACAGAAG GCAAACCCTTTGACCCCACCTTCTTCCTGAGCTGCGCTGGCTCCAACATCATCTGCACCCTGGTCTTCGGGGAGCGTTTCGAATACACCGACGAGACGTTCCTCACCCTGCTCAACTTGATCAACAGCAACTGGAAACTCATGAGCTCCACCTGGGGGCAG TTGCTGTTCACGTTCCCCAAGATCATGAGACACGTCCCCGGGCCCCACAGGCAAATCTACAAGAACTACCTGAAACTGGCGGCTTTCGTGGGCGAGCAGCTGAAGATGCATAAAGAGATCCTGGATCCCAACAACCCGCGGGATTTCATCGACTGCTTCCTCATCAAAATCCAGCAG GAAAAGAACAACCCCAACACACACTTTAACGACGAGACGATGTCTAAAACCACCGTGAACCTGTTCTTCGCCGGGACGGAAACCGTCAGCTCCACCTTGAGATACGGGCTCCGCATCTTACTCCGACACCCTGAGATAGAAG agAAGCTGCACGAGGAGATCGACCGGGTGATCGGCCCCCACCGCAGCCCCTGCATGGAGGACCGGAGCCGGATGCCCTACACGGACGCCGTCCTCCACGAGATCCAGCGCTTCGCGGACATCGTCCCCATGGGCGTGCCCCACACCGTCACCCGGGACATTCAGTTCCGCGGCTACACGCTGCCCAAG GACTTGAACATCATCCCGCTGCTGTGCACGGCCCAGGCCGACCCCACCCAGTTCAAGAACCCCACCTGCTtcgacccctcccacttcctggaCGAGAACGGGCGCTTCCGGAGGAACGACGCCTTCATGGCCTTCTCGGCAG AACTTCACCCTCCAGGCCCTGGTGGCGCCCGCTGA
- the LOC120388420 gene encoding cytochrome P450 2G1-like isoform X2, translating into MELLSASLLLLLCLCCILLGSAWKSRNQPGQLPPGPTPLPLLGNVLQLGRANVIHALEKLREKYGPVFTVHLGSRRVVVLCGYQAVKEALVDQAEEFSGRGEIPAFSKDFNGHGVVFANGERWRQLRRFSLTTLRNFGMGKRSIEERIQEEAQCLVEELWKTQGAPFDPIFNLSQAVSNIICSIVFGNRFDYEDEKFIALNKLIFKRFPSLQLYNAFPGILGKIPGPHQTGSKCSQEIISFILERIKLQQATLDLNAPQNFIDCFLVKMEQEKQNPATEFSMENLVMATFNLFFAGTETVSTTLRYGFLILLKYPQVQEKIHQEIDAVIGRDRAPTVEDRGRMPYTDATLHEIQRFSDILPMSLPHTVTRDTRFRGYLIPQGTYVYPLLSTVHFDPDGHKDPEAFAPERFLNENGSFRRQNAFLPFSAGKRVCLGEGLARMELFLFLTSILQRFTLRSPVDPQQLSLAPDVSNFGKVPPRYQLCLRQR; encoded by the exons ATGGAGCTGCTGTCggcctcccttctcctcctcctctgcctctgctGCATCCTGCTGGGCTCGGCGTGGAAGAGCCGGAACCAGCCAGGGCAGCTGCCGCcgggccccacccccctgcccctgctggggaACGTCCTCCAGCTGGGCAGGGCCAATGTTATCCACGCCTTGGAGAAG CTGCGGGAGAAGTACGGGCCGGTGTTCACGGTGCACCTGGGCTCCCGGCGGGTGGTGGTGCTGTGCGGCTACCAGGCGGTGAAGGAGGCCCTGGTGGACCAGGCTGAGGAGTTCAGCGGGCGCGGGGAGATCCCGGCGTTCTCTAAGGATTTCAACGGGCACG GGGTGGTTTTTGCCAACGGGGAGCGGTGGCGGCAGCTGCGCCGGTTCTCCCTCACGACGCTGCGGAACTTCGGCATGGGCAAGCGATCCATCGAGGAGCGGATCCAGGAGGAGGCCCAGTGTCTGGTGGAAGAGCTCTGGAAAACCCAAG GGGCACCCTTTGATCCCATCTTTAACCTGAGCCAGGCTGTCTCCAACATCATCTGCTCCATTGTCTTCGGGAACCGCTTTGACTACGAGGACGAGAAATTCATCGCCCTGAACAAGCTCATATTCAAGCG ATTCCCTTCCTTGCAGCTGTACAATGCCTTCCCTGGCATCCTGGGGAAGATTCCTGGGCCTCACCAAACAGGAAGCAAATGCTCCCAGGAGATAATCAGCTTTATTTTGGAGAGAATCAAACTGCAGCAGGCGACCCTGGATCTCAACGCCCCCCAGAACTTCATCGACTGCTTCTTGGTTAAAATGGAGCAG GAGAAGCAGAATCCAGCTACCGAGTTTTCCATGGAGAACCTGGTCATGGCCACCTTCAATTTATTCTTTGCCGGGACGGAGACCGTCAGCACCACCTTACGCTACGGCTTCCTGATCCTGCTGAAATACCCGCAAGTCCAAG aGAAAATCCATCAGGAGATTGACGCGGTGATCGGGAGGGACCGAGCGCCCACCGTGGAGGACCGGGGCAGGATGCCGTACACGGACGCCACGCTGCACGAGATCCAGCGATTCAGTGACATCCTGCCAATGAGCCTCCCGCACACCGTGACCAGAGACACCCGGTTCCGGGGGTACCTCATCCCCCAG GGGACGTACGTCTACCCGCTGCTGAGCACGGTGCATTTCGACCCAGACGGACATAAAGACCCCGAAGCTTTCGCCCCCGAGCGGTTTCTAAATGAGAACGGCAGCTTCAGGAGACAGAACGCCTTCCTGCCCTTCTCCGCAG GGAAGCGGGTCTGCCTGGGCGAGGGCCTGGCCCGCATGgagctcttcctcttcctcacctCCATCCTGCAGCGCTTCACCCTCCGCTCGCCCGTCGAcccccagcagctcagcctggcccCCGACGTCAGCAATTTCGGGAAGGTGCCGCCACGCTACCAGCTCTGCCTCCGCCAGCGCTGA
- the LOC120388424 gene encoding uncharacterized protein LOC120388424: MGLHFPLCNTGRIIRIAWGAGRTLDFNTAQCKRTHVGTKVIGHADRLGGSLLGIRDSGKDLGGKPAERELPARRWGQKGSCDPGTRPRGIHQWEQRGDFPRYDRSRDPVSDSGAHNSRKTLISWRVSEKSCENEQRTGNPSKEQESPVHRYQHGAQIFNNERAEEGLTQPASGRSVFSRPGGLTSSLAAVVKDLPWEFCGGRSLPCAIGGRTRRGPLESTTPSSGCELPAAGPASPWGWSPGTARGKANLQPLPGPSSPLCVRTSREPVPGPCRLLEGFAPSRAAFATLAHSAPSFPDGNASAPFLREPGGENWTGRTESCQILARIVTTIGCITQAARRIGG; this comes from the exons ATgggcctccatttccccctctgtaaCACAGGGCGAATAATCCGGATTGCCTGGGGAGCTGGGCGCACTCTGGATTTTAACACGGCTCAGTGTAAACGTACACATGTAGGAACCAAGGTCATCGGCCATGCGGACCGGCTGGGGGGTTCTCTCCTGGGGATCAGGGACTCGGGCAAAGATCTGGGCGGAAAACCAGCAGAACGTGAGCTCCCAGCGCGACGCTGGGGCCAAAAGGGCTCATGCGATCCTGGGACACGTCCACGGGGGATTCACCAGTgggagcagagaggtgatttCCCCCGGTATGACCGCAGCCGGGATCCTGTGTCcgattctggtgcccacaattcaagaaagacgCTCATCAGTTGGAGGGTCTCAGAGAAGAGCTGCGAGAATGAGCAACGGACTGGAAACCCTAGCAAAGAGCAGGAGAGCCCGGTCCATCGGTACCAACACGGGGCGCAGATATTTAACAACGAGCGAGCCGAGGAGGGGCTGACACAACCCGCCAGTGGGCGCAGTGTGTTCTCCAGGCCTGGCGGCCTTACATCGAGCCTGGCAGCTGTTGTAAAAGATCTGCCCTGGGAATTCTGCGGGGGCAGATCTCTGCCCTGTGCCATCGGGGGCCGGACGAGACGGGGTCCCTTGGAATCTACGACCCCTTCCTCTGGCTGTGAGCTCCCGGCGGCAGGGCCCGCCTCTCCCTGGGGGTGGAGTCCTGGCACTGCCAGAGGCAAAGCGAACCTCCAGCCATTACCGGGCCCAAGCAGTCCCCTGTGTGTCCGCACCAGCCGCGAACCAGTGCCCGGACCGTGCCGTTTACTGGAGGGGTTCGCTCCGTCTCGTGCTGCGTTTGCCACACTCGCCCATTCTGCACCTTCATTCCCGGATGGAAACGCCTCGGCTCCTTTCCTCCGGGAGCCCGGTGGGGAGAATTGGACGGGTCGCACGGAGAGCTGCCAGATCCTCGCACGGATTGTCACCACTATTGGGTGTATTACG CAGGCCGCGCGCAGGATCGGGGGATAG
- the LOC120388419 gene encoding cytochrome P450 2F3-like isoform X1, producing MDSSGTLSILLAICIMGLLLLSTRKKKSWSNLPPGPPPVPFLGNMLQVEVKELIKSLRKLSETYGPIYTFHLGSRPCVVLSGYKVLKEALIDKAEEFSGRGDFPAVQMWSHGNGIVYGTGERWRQLRRFAITTFKNFGMGKRSMEERIKEEAQFLVSEFRKTEGKPFDPTFFLSCAGSNIICTLVFGERFEYTDETFLTLLNLINSNWKLMSSTWGQLLFTFPKIMRHVPGPHRQIYKNYLKLAAFVGEQLKMHKEILDPNNPRDFIDCFLIKIQQEKNNPNTHFNDETMSKTTVNLFFAGTETVSSTLRYGLRILLRHPEIEEKLHEEIDRVIGPHRSPCMEDRSRMPYTDAVLHEIQRFADIVPMGVPHTVTRDIQFRGYTLPKDLNIIPLLCTAQADPTQFKNPTCFDPSHFLDENGRFRRNDAFMAFSAGKRVCLGESLALMELFIFLTAILQNFTLQALVAPAEIDITPESSGLGSIPRPYRFCLLPR from the exons ATGGATTCCAGTGGGACCCTCAGCATCCTCCTGGCAATATGCATCATGGGCTTGTTACTGCTCTCAACCCGGAAGAAGAAAAGCTGGAGCAACCTGCCGCCCGGGCCGCCCCCCGTCCCGTTCCTGGGGAACATGCTGCAGGTGGAGGTGAAGGAGCTGATAAAGTCTCTGCGGAAG CTCAGCGAAACCTACGGCCCGATCTACACCTTTCACCTGGGCTCCCGGCCCTGCGTGGTGCTCTCTGGGTACAAGGTGCTGAAGGAAGCCCTGATCGATAAGGCCGAGGAGTTCAGCGGCAGAGGAGACTTCCCGGCAGTGCAGATGTGGAGTCACGGGAATG GGATTGTCTACGGCACCGGGGAGCGGTGGCGGCAGCTGCGCCGATTTGCCATCACCACCTTCAAGAACTTCGGCATGGGGAAGAGGAGCATGGAGGAGCGGATCAAGGAGGAGGCCCAGTTCCTGGTGTCCGAGTTCCGGAAAACAGAAG GCAAACCCTTTGACCCCACCTTCTTCCTGAGCTGCGCTGGCTCCAACATCATCTGCACCCTGGTCTTCGGGGAGCGTTTCGAATACACCGACGAGACGTTCCTCACCCTGCTCAACTTGATCAACAGCAACTGGAAACTCATGAGCTCCACCTGGGGGCAG TTGCTGTTCACGTTCCCCAAGATCATGAGACACGTCCCCGGGCCCCACAGGCAAATCTACAAGAACTACCTGAAACTGGCGGCTTTCGTGGGCGAGCAGCTGAAGATGCATAAAGAGATCCTGGATCCCAACAACCCGCGGGATTTCATCGACTGCTTCCTCATCAAAATCCAGCAG GAAAAGAACAACCCCAACACACACTTTAACGACGAGACGATGTCTAAAACCACCGTGAACCTGTTCTTCGCCGGGACGGAAACCGTCAGCTCCACCTTGAGATACGGGCTCCGCATCTTACTCCGACACCCTGAGATAGAAG agAAGCTGCACGAGGAGATCGACCGGGTGATCGGCCCCCACCGCAGCCCCTGCATGGAGGACCGGAGCCGGATGCCCTACACGGACGCCGTCCTCCACGAGATCCAGCGCTTCGCGGACATCGTCCCCATGGGCGTGCCCCACACCGTCACCCGGGACATTCAGTTCCGCGGCTACACGCTGCCCAAG GACTTGAACATCATCCCGCTGCTGTGCACGGCCCAGGCCGACCCCACCCAGTTCAAGAACCCCACCTGCTtcgacccctcccacttcctggaCGAGAACGGGCGCTTCCGGAGGAACGACGCCTTCATGGCCTTCTCGGCAG GGAAGCGGGTCTGCTTGGGCGAGAGCTTGGCCCTCATGGAGCTGTTCATCTTCCTCACCGCCATCCTGCAGAACTTCACCCTCCAGGCCCTGGTGGCGCCCGCTGAGATCGACATCACGCCCGAGTCCAGCGGCCTGGGGAGCATCCCGCGGCCCTACCGGTTCTGCCTCCTTCCCCGCTGA
- the LOC120388420 gene encoding cytochrome P450 2G1-like isoform X1 — MELLSASLLLLLCLCCILLGSAWKSRNQPGQLPPGPTPLPLLGNVLQLGRANVIHALEKLREKYGPVFTVHLGSRRVVVLCGYQAVKEALVDQAEEFSGRGEIPAFSKDFNGHGVVFANGERWRQLRRFSLTTLRNFGMGKRSIEERIQEEAQCLVEELWKTQGAPFDPIFNLSQAVSNIICSIVFGNRFDYEDEKFIALNKLIFKRFRFAGLTSAQLYNAFPGILGKIPGPHQTGSKCSQEIISFILERIKLQQATLDLNAPQNFIDCFLVKMEQEKQNPATEFSMENLVMATFNLFFAGTETVSTTLRYGFLILLKYPQVQEKIHQEIDAVIGRDRAPTVEDRGRMPYTDATLHEIQRFSDILPMSLPHTVTRDTRFRGYLIPQGTYVYPLLSTVHFDPDGHKDPEAFAPERFLNENGSFRRQNAFLPFSAGKRVCLGEGLARMELFLFLTSILQRFTLRSPVDPQQLSLAPDVSNFGKVPPRYQLCLRQR, encoded by the exons ATGGAGCTGCTGTCggcctcccttctcctcctcctctgcctctgctGCATCCTGCTGGGCTCGGCGTGGAAGAGCCGGAACCAGCCAGGGCAGCTGCCGCcgggccccacccccctgcccctgctggggaACGTCCTCCAGCTGGGCAGGGCCAATGTTATCCACGCCTTGGAGAAG CTGCGGGAGAAGTACGGGCCGGTGTTCACGGTGCACCTGGGCTCCCGGCGGGTGGTGGTGCTGTGCGGCTACCAGGCGGTGAAGGAGGCCCTGGTGGACCAGGCTGAGGAGTTCAGCGGGCGCGGGGAGATCCCGGCGTTCTCTAAGGATTTCAACGGGCACG GGGTGGTTTTTGCCAACGGGGAGCGGTGGCGGCAGCTGCGCCGGTTCTCCCTCACGACGCTGCGGAACTTCGGCATGGGCAAGCGATCCATCGAGGAGCGGATCCAGGAGGAGGCCCAGTGTCTGGTGGAAGAGCTCTGGAAAACCCAAG GGGCACCCTTTGATCCCATCTTTAACCTGAGCCAGGCTGTCTCCAACATCATCTGCTCCATTGTCTTCGGGAACCGCTTTGACTACGAGGACGAGAAATTCATCGCCCTGAACAAGCTCATATTCAAGCGGTTCCGTTTCGCAGGTTTAACCTCGGCCCAG CTGTACAATGCCTTCCCTGGCATCCTGGGGAAGATTCCTGGGCCTCACCAAACAGGAAGCAAATGCTCCCAGGAGATAATCAGCTTTATTTTGGAGAGAATCAAACTGCAGCAGGCGACCCTGGATCTCAACGCCCCCCAGAACTTCATCGACTGCTTCTTGGTTAAAATGGAGCAG GAGAAGCAGAATCCAGCTACCGAGTTTTCCATGGAGAACCTGGTCATGGCCACCTTCAATTTATTCTTTGCCGGGACGGAGACCGTCAGCACCACCTTACGCTACGGCTTCCTGATCCTGCTGAAATACCCGCAAGTCCAAG aGAAAATCCATCAGGAGATTGACGCGGTGATCGGGAGGGACCGAGCGCCCACCGTGGAGGACCGGGGCAGGATGCCGTACACGGACGCCACGCTGCACGAGATCCAGCGATTCAGTGACATCCTGCCAATGAGCCTCCCGCACACCGTGACCAGAGACACCCGGTTCCGGGGGTACCTCATCCCCCAG GGGACGTACGTCTACCCGCTGCTGAGCACGGTGCATTTCGACCCAGACGGACATAAAGACCCCGAAGCTTTCGCCCCCGAGCGGTTTCTAAATGAGAACGGCAGCTTCAGGAGACAGAACGCCTTCCTGCCCTTCTCCGCAG GGAAGCGGGTCTGCCTGGGCGAGGGCCTGGCCCGCATGgagctcttcctcttcctcacctCCATCCTGCAGCGCTTCACCCTCCGCTCGCCCGTCGAcccccagcagctcagcctggcccCCGACGTCAGCAATTTCGGGAAGGTGCCGCCACGCTACCAGCTCTGCCTCCGCCAGCGCTGA
- the LOC120388433 gene encoding cytochrome P450 2C29-like: DTYGPVFTLHLGSQRVVVLCGYTAVKEALVDHGKEFGGRGNMATAARIVKVFGVIFANGERWWQLRWFSLAALRNFGTGQRIQEERIQEEVWCLVEELGNTKGHHRHPLAELSPPGYKSVQKPKRL, from the exons GACACGTACGGCCCCGTGTTCACCCTGCATCTGGGCTCGCAGCGGGTCGTGGTGCTGTGCGGCTACACGGCGGTGAAGGAAGCCCTGGTCGACCATGGGAAGGAGTTCGGGGGAAGGGGGAACATGGCCACAGCTGCGAGGATCGTCAAAGTGTTTGGAG ttaTCTTCGCCAATGGGGAGCGGTGGTGGCAGCTGCGTTGGTTCTCCCTCGCCGCGCTGCGGAACTTCGGCACGGGGCAGCGGATCCAGGAGGAGCGGATCCAGGAGGAGGTCTGGTGCCTGGTGGAGGAGCTCGGGAACACAAAGG GACACCACCGTCATCCCCTTGCTGAGCTCAGTCCTCCAGGATACAAGTCAGTTCAAAAGCCCAAACGACTTTGA